The following proteins come from a genomic window of Nitrospira sp.:
- a CDS encoding acyloxyacyl hydrolase — translation MASLIRRFTALVFGTMMTASFAHAGDVSPTITVGTQEVGLTAGYMLSHRLTYLHKTQQHGPALMPSWMITLTDPVGDGWYRGQVSLGAEMVYLEFREPLLTHGIGFTPRIKYTFVALGRLRPYAEFTGGPFWTDLGGRVREQANEFNFILSGGVGVSWFITPQAAINVGYRFHHISNAGTAFPNLGLNASLPFAGFSFFF, via the coding sequence ATGGCTTCGCTCATTCGACGATTCACAGCCCTAGTATTCGGAACGATGATGACGGCGTCCTTCGCCCACGCTGGAGATGTCTCCCCCACGATCACGGTCGGCACACAGGAAGTCGGGCTCACCGCCGGCTACATGCTCTCGCATCGCCTCACCTACCTGCACAAAACTCAACAACACGGACCGGCGCTGATGCCATCCTGGATGATCACCCTGACCGATCCAGTGGGTGACGGCTGGTACCGTGGACAAGTCTCGCTCGGCGCAGAGATGGTCTACCTGGAGTTCCGAGAACCGTTGCTGACACACGGCATTGGGTTCACGCCGCGGATCAAGTACACCTTCGTCGCCTTGGGCCGGCTACGACCGTATGCGGAATTCACCGGTGGACCGTTCTGGACCGATCTTGGGGGGCGGGTTCGAGAACAAGCCAATGAATTCAATTTTATCTTGTCGGGTGGCGTGGGTGTGTCATGGTTCATCACGCCGCAGGCCGCCATCAATGTCGGTTACCGCTTCCATCACATTTCTAATGCCGGTACAGCCTTTCCGAATCTTGGTCTGAACGCGAGCCTCCCCTTTGCGGGGTTTTCATTCTTTTTCTGA